The Armatimonadota bacterium DNA window GGCCCGAAGCGATCGCCGTTTATCCTCAAGGATTGCCGACTGCTGGACGGACTGATCCTGATGGAAAGAAAAATGGCTGGCAAAACTCGCCAGGGCTTAATGGAGATCGCGATCTCAAGTTCTTCGATCAGCTCTTGGTCACCGCGAAGAAGATGGCGAAAGTGGATTCGAAGCGAATCTATTCGGTTGGCCATTCGAACGGCGCAGGCTTCACTTATTGCCTATGGCGTACGAGGCCAAATTTGCTGGCTGCAATCGCGGTGTGTGCTGGAGGATTTGGTTCTGCACCAGACCCAAGCCCGATTCCAGTGCTGCACATCGCCGGCCGAAAAGACCCAGTGGTTCCGTTCAAAAATCAAGAAAGGACGATCGAACGGCTCAAAACCATCAATCAATGTAGCGCGGATGGCAAGCCTTGGGATGGCCGCAAAGACATCATGGAGTTTTCTTCGAAAGTCGGCGCGCCTGTCGTCGCCCATATTCATAACGGATCGCACGAGATGCCGCAGGATTCGAACGAAGTGTTCTACAAGTTCCTGAAACAACACTCCAAGAAGTGATTACTTGCGAAGATAGGCGTCGTCGACATGGCTTCCGGCCGGGACTTCGACAAGCGGATGCAGAATTCCGTCGGCGATGCTATACACCCACCCATGCAAATCGGGGCCACCTTGATTGCGCCATGCGTCTTGAATGATGTCGGTCCGCATGAGATTCTGGACTTGGGAAGCCACGTTCAGCTCTACAACTCGATTGACGCGCTGCTCTTCATCCGAAATCCGATCGAGTTCGAGGCTATTTTCGTGGACAACGTCCCGAATGTTCTTGAGCCACATGCTCAGAATTGGATCGACCGGATCTCTTAGCGCCGCAGCCCGAACACCACCGCATCCATAGTGGCCGCACACGATCACATGCTTGACTTTCAAAATGCTGACCGCGTAGTTTAGGACGCTAAGTAGGTTGAGGTCATTGGTGACCACCAAATTGGCGATGTTGCGATGAACGAAAATCTCGCCAGGATCCGTACCCGTGATTTCGTTTGCTGGGACTCTGCTGTCACTGCAA harbors:
- a CDS encoding esterase, yielding MNRSDFESSWHCMIALFPLMLMAMEPTTETLTLTVDGVERKAIIVIPSSAKTKSSPIVFAFHGHGGNMNYSVRKFAVGDYWPEAIAVYPQGLPTAGRTDPDGKKNGWQNSPGLNGDRDLKFFDQLLVTAKKMAKVDSKRIYSVGHSNGAGFTYCLWRTRPNLLAAIAVCAGGFGSAPDPSPIPVLHIAGRKDPVVPFKNQERTIERLKTINQCSADGKPWDGRKDIMEFSSKVGAPVVAHIHNGSHEMPQDSNEVFYKFLKQHSKK
- a CDS encoding carbonic anhydrase — protein: MGLYERLLQGNSEWRSRKLVADPEFFSRLVSQQSPTYLWIGCSDSRVPANEITGTDPGEIFVHRNIANLVVTNDLNLLSVLNYAVSILKVKHVIVCGHYGCGGVRAAALRDPVDPILSMWLKNIRDVVHENSLELDRISDEEQRVNRVVELNVASQVQNLMRTDIIQDAWRNQGGPDLHGWVYSIADGILHPLVEVPAGSHVDDAYLRK